One genomic window of Falco peregrinus isolate bFalPer1 chromosome 18, bFalPer1.pri, whole genome shotgun sequence includes the following:
- the UBA1 gene encoding LOW QUALITY PROTEIN: ubiquitin-like modifier-activating enzyme 1 (The sequence of the model RefSeq protein was modified relative to this genomic sequence to represent the inferred CDS: deleted 2 bases in 2 codons) — protein MSSSPLSKKRRVSGSEPPTGSSRAPAPAVPASVTPTNGMAKNGAEAEIDEGLYSRQLYVLGHEAMKRMQTSNVLVSGLRGLGVEVAKNLVLGGVKSVTLHDPQPTAWPDLASQFFLREEDVGQNRAEATLPRLAELNAYVAVTSTRQPLSQDMLAPFQVVVLTNSSLEEQLWVGDFCHSHGIKLVVADTRGLFGQLFCDFGDDMVVTDTNGEQPLSAMVSMVTKGCPGEVTCLDEARHGFETGDFVTFTEVEGMEELNSCGPMEIRVLGPYTFSIGDTSGFGDYVRGGIVTQVKMPKHIRFKRLREALVEPELMITDFGKAERPPVMHWGWQALHRFIHQHGHPPRPRHQGDAAEVVALTREVAPGAELDEEVLRELAFQATGDLAPVNAFIGGLAAQEVMKAVSGKFTPITQWLYFDALECLPEDNKETVLTEEQCRPRNSRYDGQIAVFGAELQAKLGAQKYFVVGAGAIGCELLKNFAMVGLGCGPEGCITVTDMDTIEKSNLNRQFLFRPWDVTKLKSERAAAAVREMNPALRVSSRPDRVGPDTERVYDDDFFEALDGVANALDNVDARLYMDRRCVYYRKPLLESGTLGTKGNVQVVIPFLSESYSSSQDPPEKAIPICTLKNFPNAIEHTLQWARDEFEGLFKQPAENVNQYLMDPKFVERTLRLAGTQPLEVLEAVQRSLVSERPRGWPDCVAWACRHWHRQYSNNIRQLLHNFPPGQKTNSGTLFWSGPKRCPHPLVFDPDNPLHLDYVMAAANLFAQSYGIGGSRDRGAVAELLRHVRVPPFAPKAGVRIHVSDQELQSATTALDDGRLEELKASLPSPEELPGFRMFPIEFEKDDDTNFHMDFIVAASNLRAENYDIPPADRHKSKLIAGKIIPAIATTTGAVVGLACLELYKLVQGHRRLASYKNAFLNLALPFVGFSEPLACPRNKYYEVEWTLWDRFEVQGLQPDGQEMTLRQFLAYFKKEHRLEITMLSQGVSMLYSFFMPAAKLRERHDQPMTEIVARVSKKKVGRHVKALVFELCCNDDTDADIEVPYVRYTIR, from the exons GTATGTGCTGGGCCATGAGGCAATGAAGCGGATGCAGACGTCCAACGTCCTGGTGtcggggctgcgggggctgggggtggaggTGGCCAAGAacctggtgctggggggggtcaAATCTGTCACCCTCCATGACCCCCAACCCACTGCCTGGCCTGACCTTGCCTCCCAG TTCTTCCTGCGGGAGGAAGATGTGGGGCAGAACCGGGCGGAGGCGACGCTGCCCCGGTTAGCTGAGCTCAACGCTTATGTGGCTGTCACCAGCACCCGCCAGCCCCTCAGCCAGGACATGCTGGCACCCTTCCAG GTGGTGGTGTTGACCAACTCGTCGTTAGAGGAACAACTGTGGGTTGGGGACTTCTGTCACAGCCATGGGATCAAGCTGGTGGTGGCCGACACCCGGGGGCTTTTTGG gcagcttttctgtgattttgGGGACGACATGGTGGTGACGGACACCAATGGGGAACAACCCCTCAGCGCCATGGTTTCCATGGTGACCAAGGGGTGCCCGGGGGAGGTGACGTGCCTGGATGAGGCTCGTCACGGCTTCGAGACGGGCGATTTTGTCACCTTCACTGAGGTGGAGGGGATGGAGGAGCTGAACAGCTGCGGCCCCATGGAGATCCGCGTCCTTG GGCCATACACCTTCAGCATCGGCGACACCAGCGGGTTCGGGGACTACGTGAGGGGGGGAATTGTCACCCAGGTCAAGATGCCCAAGCACATCCGCTTC AAGCGGCTGCGGGAAGCACTGGTGGAGCCGGAGCTGATGATCACCGACTTCGGGAAGGCCGAGAGACCTCCAGTCATGCACTGGGGCTGGCAGGCCCTGCACCGCTTCATCCACCAGCACGGCCACCCCCCTCGGCCACGTCACCAG GGTGATGCGGCGGAGGTGGTGGCCTTGACCCGGGAGGTGGCTCCAGGGGCGGAGCTGGATGAAGAGGTGCTGCGGGAACTGGCCTTCCAGGCCACCGGTGACCTGGCCCCCGTCAACGCCTTCATCGGGGGGTTGGCGGCCCAGGAGGTCATGAAG GCGGTGTCGGGGAAGTTCACGCCCATCACCCAATGGCTCTACTTCGACGCGTTGGAGTGTCTCCCTGAGGACAACAAGGAAACGGTTCTGACTGAGGAGCAGTGTCGCCCA CGCAACAGCCGCTACGATGGGCAGATTGCTGTATTTGGGGCGGAACTGCAGGCCAAGCTGGGTGCCCAGAAGTACTTCGTG gtgggggcaggggccaTTGGCTGCGAGCTGCTGAAGAACTTTGCAATGGTGGGACTGGGCTGCGGCCCTGAAGGCTGCATCACCGTCACCGACATGGACACCATCGAGAAGTCCAACCTCAACCGCCAGTTCCTCTTCCGGCCCTGGGACGTGACG AAACTGAAGTCGGAACGGGCGGCAGCGGCAGTGCGGGAGATGAACCCAGCGCTGCGG GTGAGCAGTCGCCCTGACCGCGTCGGCCCCGACACTGAGCGCGTCTACGATGACGACTTCTTCGAGGCCCTGGATGGTGTCGCCAACGCCCTGGACAATGTCGATGCCC GGCTCTATATGGACCGGCGCTGCGTCTACTATCGGAAGCCGCTGCTGGAGTCGGGGACGTTGGGGACAAAGGGGAACGTGCAGGTGGTGATCCCCTTCCTGAGCGAGTCCTACAGCTCCAGCCAGGACCCCCCTGAGAAGGCCATCCCCATCTGCACCCTCAAGAACTTCCCCAACGCCATCGAGCACACCCTGCAG TGGGCGCGTGACGAGTTCGAGGGTCTCTTCAAGCAACCGGCAGAGAACGTCAACCAGTACCTGAT GGACCCCAAATTTGTGGAGCGCACGCTGCGCCTGGCGGGCACGCAGCcgctggaggtgctggaggcgGTGCAGCGCAGCCTGGTAAGCGAGCGGCCGCGGGGCTGGCCCGACTGCGTCGCCTGGGCCTGTCGCCACTGGCACCGCCAGTACAGCAACAACATCCGCCAGCTGCTGCACAACTTTCCCCCGGGGCAG AAGACAAACTCTGGGACCCTCTTCTGGTCGGGGCCCAAGCGCTGCCCGCACCCCCTCGTCTTTGACCCTGACAAC cccctccacctgGACTACGTGATGGCGGCAGCCAACCTCTTCGCCCAGAGCTACGGGATCGGGGGCTCACGGGACCGG GGGGCGGTGGCAGAGCTCCTGCGCCACGTCCGCGTCCCCCCCTTCGCCCCCAAGGCCGGTGTCCGTATCCACGTCTCCgaccaggagctgcagagcgCCACCACCGCCCTTg ATGACGGGCgcctggaggagctgaaagcgtCACTGCCCAGCCCCGAGGAGCTGCCTGGCTTCCGAATGTTCCCCATCGAGTTCGAGAAG GACGATGACACCAACTTCCACATGGATTTCATCGTTGCTGCCTCCAACCTGCGAGCGGAGAACTATGACATCCCCCCAGCCGACCGCCAcaag AGCAAGCTGATCGCAGGGAAGATCATCCCCGCCATCGCCACCACGACGGGGGCCGTGGTGGGCCTGGCCTGCCTGGAGCTCTACAAGCTGGTGCAGGGCCACCGCCGCCTGGCCTCCTACAAGAACGCCTTCCTCAACCTGGCCCTGCCCTTCGTTGGCTTCTCCGAGCCCCTCGCCTGCCCCCGCAACAAG TACTACGAGGTGGAGTGGACGCTGTGGGACCGGTTTGaggtgcaggggctgcagcctgaCGGGCAAGAGATGACTCTGCGCCAGTTCCTCGCCTACTTCAAG AAGGAGCACCGGCTGGAGATCACGATGCTGTCACAAGGTGTTTCCATGCTCTACTCCTTCTTCATGCCAGCCGCCAAGCTGCGCGAGCGCCACGACCAACC GATGACGGAGATCGTGGCGCGGGTCTCCAAGAAGAAGGTCGGCCGCCACGTCAAGGCCCTCGTCTTCGAGCTCTGCTGCAACGACGACACCGACGCTGACATCGAGGTGCCCTACGTGCGCTACACCATCCGCTAg